In one Temnothorax longispinosus isolate EJ_2023e unplaced genomic scaffold, Tlon_JGU_v1 HiC_scaffold_549, whole genome shotgun sequence genomic region, the following are encoded:
- the LOC139824750 gene encoding ATP-binding cassette subfamily C member 4-like — translation MDKDTTDMKPNPKETANIFSVLFFWWMRELFMKGAKRDLEESDIYRPIKADESEKLTDHLEKYWNRELDKLKNLKYTVDKDGQKVPLKKNVCPRLYKAIFNAFLLPYFIIGIGILIQCSVARVAIPIFQGWIIDYFARNSIAKYKTELHEVLIYIVSIIICNIISLLIIYHMRLLSQQIGMRVRVSCSSLLYRKLLRLNRASINQISTGQITNILSNDVSRYDNLSTFLNFIWIVPIQVILHLVKNIRVCIPRILQHN, via the exons ATGGATAAGGACACGACTGACATGAAGCCAAACCCCAAGGAGACCGCGAATATTTTCAGTGTTCTATTTTTCTG GTGGATGCgagaattatttatgaaaggCGCTAAGCGTGATTTAGAGGAATCTGATATTTATCGACCAATAAAAGCGGACGAGTCTGAAAAACTGACCGATCATCTCGAGAA GTACTGGAATCGTGAGCTGGACAAACTGAAGAACCTGAAATACACTGTGGATAAAGACGGGCAGAAGGTGCCACTAAAGAAAAACGTTTGTCCGAGATTATACAAAGCGATCTTCAACGCTTTTTTGTtgccatattttataatcggaATCGGCATACTTATCCAA TGCAGCGTGGCGCGCGTCGCGATACCAATCTTTCAGGGTTGGATTATCGACTACTTCGCCAGAAACTCGATCGCAAAGTACAAGACAGAGCTGCACGAAGTGCTAATCTACATTGTTTCCATAATCATTTGCAATATCATCTCCCTTCTAATAATATACCACATGCGGCTGCTGTCGCAGCAGATCGGCATGAGGGTACGCGTCTCCTGTAGTTCCCTTCTCTACCGAAAG TTATTACGATTGAACAGAGCATCCATAAATCAAATCAGTACTGGACAGATCACGAATATTCTCAGCAATGACGTCAGTCGTTATGATAATTTATCTACGTTTCTGAATTTCATATGGATCGTGCCTATTCAGGTAATTCTTCATCTCGTGAAAAATATTCGGGTGTGCATTCCGAGAATATtacaacataattaa